In a single window of the Ignavibacteria bacterium genome:
- the lysS gene encoding lysine--tRNA ligase produces the protein MQETNDLVKNRIAALEEIKKMGVNPYPHRYDVSTNSAEILSTFKDPADEAEAELQKQKIVSVAGRIMAIRKMGKASFFQVKDDTGKIQIYIRQNDVGEEQYKLFKLLDIGDIIGVKGFVFRTKMGEVSVHAVTIELLTKTIQPLPIVKEETTETGEKIVHDAFADVELRYRQRYIDLIVNEHVKETFINRTKIIQSIKRTLEKYNFMEVETPTLQSIYGGANARPFITHHNALDIPLYLRISNELYLKRLVVGGFNRVYELVKDFRNEGIDRTHNPEFSQIEWYQAYGDYNDSMNLFEEVVENACLAVHNSTKVNYQGTEIDFKRPWKRLKMVDAVAEKNGIDVLNMKKADIIQYMKDKEIDLDPKITHSKGLVISALFEATCEESLVQPTFVIDHPIDTTPLCKPLREYSMQQLDEMKKDPEAVIFVERFEPYINKWELGNSYTELNDPVLQRALLEEQVERGRGGEEETHPLDEDFLRAIEVGMPPTTGVGLGVDRLVMLLTNSATIRDVLFFPLMRPL, from the coding sequence TTGCAGGAAACCAACGATCTGGTAAAGAACCGAATTGCAGCGCTTGAAGAAATTAAAAAGATGGGTGTTAACCCGTACCCGCACAGGTATGATGTAAGTACAAACTCTGCTGAAATTTTAAGCACCTTCAAAGATCCGGCTGATGAAGCCGAAGCTGAATTGCAGAAACAGAAAATTGTTTCTGTTGCCGGCAGGATAATGGCTATACGTAAAATGGGTAAAGCCAGCTTTTTCCAGGTAAAAGATGATACGGGAAAAATTCAGATATATATAAGACAGAATGATGTTGGTGAAGAGCAATACAAGCTGTTCAAGCTGCTTGATATCGGCGATATAATCGGGGTGAAGGGCTTTGTTTTCAGGACTAAAATGGGAGAGGTTTCTGTTCATGCGGTAACAATAGAGCTGCTCACAAAAACCATACAGCCTCTGCCGATCGTTAAAGAAGAAACCACCGAAACCGGTGAAAAGATCGTTCATGACGCGTTTGCTGATGTTGAGCTTCGCTACCGCCAGCGGTATATTGATCTTATTGTGAATGAGCATGTTAAGGAAACATTTATTAACAGGACTAAGATCATACAATCCATAAAAAGGACACTGGAAAAGTATAACTTCATGGAAGTGGAAACCCCTACACTTCAGTCAATTTACGGCGGAGCGAATGCCAGACCGTTCATTACTCACCATAACGCTCTTGATATTCCTTTGTACCTTCGAATTTCAAATGAGCTTTATTTAAAAAGGCTGGTTGTAGGCGGTTTTAACCGGGTGTATGAGCTGGTTAAGGATTTCCGCAATGAAGGCATAGACAGAACACATAATCCTGAGTTCTCACAAATTGAATGGTACCAGGCGTATGGCGACTACAATGACAGTATGAACCTGTTCGAAGAGGTAGTTGAAAATGCCTGCCTTGCTGTGCATAATTCAACCAAGGTTAATTACCAGGGCACAGAAATAGATTTTAAGCGGCCGTGGAAACGCCTGAAAATGGTTGATGCAGTTGCAGAAAAAAACGGTATAGATGTTCTTAATATGAAAAAAGCTGATATCATTCAGTACATGAAAGATAAAGAAATAGATCTTGACCCTAAAATTACTCACAGCAAAGGGCTGGTTATATCCGCATTATTTGAGGCAACCTGTGAGGAGAGCCTTGTACAGCCCACATTTGTTATAGATCACCCGATTGATACAACACCGCTTTGCAAGCCGCTGCGCGAATATTCAATGCAGCAGCTGGATGAAATGAAAAAAGACCCTGAAGCAGTGATATTTGTTGAAAGGTTCGAGCCGTATATAAATAAATGGGAGCTTGGCAATTCATACACAGAGCTTAACGACCCGGTATTGCAAAGAGCATTGCTTGAAGAGCAGGTTGAGCGCGGCAGAGGCGGTGAAGAGGAAACCCATCCGCTGGATGAAGACTTTTTACGCGCAATTGAAGTAGGTATGCCGCCTACAACAGGAGTCGGGCTTGGAGTTGACAGGCTCGTAATGCTGCTTACAAATTCAGCAACTATCAGGGATGTTCTGTTCTTCCCGTTAATGAGACCATTGTAG
- a CDS encoding tryptophan 2,3-dioxygenase: protein MSKYPPIYYAEYLGLDKLLSSQNLKSEQYGYKAHDEMLFIIVHQAYELWFKQILHELDSVTQMFRDEVVDEKSIGIAVARLHRITEIQKLIIEQLRVLETMTPLDFLEFRDFLIPASGFQSFQFRLIENKLGLSEEKRIQYNNVDYLNTLEEQHRKIIMDTVNDPSMFELLNKWLERTPFLNTDKFNFWQSYKLAVEKMLEHDKNIINSNQTLSEKKKDFQLKNIELTRENFEALFDENKHKQLVEEGKRHLSNKAMLAAIFINLYRDEPILHMPYMLLNHLVEIDELFTEWRYRHALMVHRMIGAKIGTGGSSGHQYLMNTVDKHRIFTDLFNLSTYLIPRSELPKLPDELIKELSFSFNNR, encoded by the coding sequence ATGAGCAAATATCCGCCGATATATTACGCAGAATATTTGGGGCTTGATAAACTGTTAAGTTCTCAGAATCTTAAGAGTGAACAATACGGCTATAAAGCGCATGATGAAATGCTGTTTATAATAGTACACCAGGCTTATGAGCTATGGTTCAAACAGATACTGCATGAGCTTGATTCTGTTACGCAAATGTTCCGTGATGAAGTTGTGGATGAAAAAAGTATCGGCATAGCTGTTGCCAGGTTACACAGGATAACTGAGATTCAGAAGCTGATAATTGAACAGCTCCGTGTACTTGAGACAATGACCCCGCTGGATTTTCTGGAGTTCAGGGATTTCCTGATACCTGCCAGCGGTTTCCAGAGCTTTCAGTTCAGGCTTATTGAAAATAAGCTTGGTTTAAGCGAAGAAAAACGGATCCAGTATAACAATGTTGATTACCTTAACACTCTTGAAGAACAGCACAGGAAGATCATAATGGATACTGTTAATGATCCATCAATGTTCGAACTTCTTAACAAATGGCTTGAAAGAACTCCGTTTTTAAACACAGATAAATTCAATTTCTGGCAGAGCTATAAGCTTGCAGTTGAAAAAATGCTTGAACATGATAAAAATATCATAAACAGCAATCAAACATTAAGCGAAAAGAAAAAGGATTTTCAGCTTAAAAATATTGAGCTGACCCGTGAAAATTTTGAAGCGCTGTTTGATGAGAACAAACATAAGCAGCTTGTTGAAGAAGGCAAAAGGCATTTGAGCAATAAAGCAATGCTTGCAGCTATATTCATTAACTTATACAGGGATGAGCCTATACTTCATATGCCATATATGCTGCTGAATCATTTGGTTGAGATCGATGAATTATTCACGGAATGGCGTTACAGGCATGCGCTTATGGTTCACAGGATGATAGGCGCAAAGATAGGTACAGGCGGCTCTTCGGGTCACCAGTACCTTATGAATACTGTTGATAAGCACAGGATATTTACAGACCTGTTCAACCTCTCAACATACCTCATTCCGCGCTCTGAATTGCCAAAGCTTCCGGATGAGCTGATCAAAGAGTTAAGCTTTAGTTTCAATAACAGGTAA
- a CDS encoding cysteine synthase — protein sequence MKVVNSILELFGKTPLVKLNHLTKDIKASVFAKMESMNPGASVKDRIGLAMIEDAEKRGLLKPGGTIIEATSGNTGIGLALTAAVKGYKCIFTMTEKVSMEKRRYLQALGADVVICPMTAKHDSPENYVNVAKRINAETPNSLFIYQYNNPSNPDAHYHTTGPELWEQTQGRITHFIGSLGTGGTVSGTGRYLKEKNPGIKIIAADPYGSIFKTYKESGVMTEGTPYLVEGIGQDMLPENVHFKYIDEIINITDKESFQLSRRLGREEGIFCGGSTGTNLAAALRVAKDLDENALVVFIVCDTGERYLTKHHSDEWMREKRLLEKDKTTIGVVFQTKLSGGLPNMISAAPGETIGEALARLEQYNVSQIPVLEDNRSVGSLTEADMMSMIIDNPATIDKKVSEVMEKPYPVIDESEDIRHGIQYLKESPAILVSQYGRLIGILTRYDVLDFV from the coding sequence ATGAAAGTAGTAAACAGCATATTAGAACTCTTCGGAAAAACCCCTTTAGTAAAACTGAATCATTTAACCAAAGATATTAAAGCATCGGTGTTCGCAAAAATGGAATCGATGAATCCGGGCGCAAGCGTTAAGGATAGAATAGGACTTGCGATGATCGAAGACGCTGAAAAACGCGGCCTGCTGAAACCGGGCGGAACTATCATTGAAGCTACAAGCGGAAATACGGGTATTGGTCTAGCATTAACCGCGGCAGTTAAAGGCTATAAATGTATTTTTACAATGACAGAGAAGGTTTCAATGGAAAAACGCCGTTACCTTCAGGCTTTGGGAGCGGATGTTGTTATTTGCCCGATGACTGCCAAACATGACTCACCCGAAAATTATGTAAACGTTGCAAAACGCATTAACGCAGAAACACCCAACTCACTTTTTATATACCAGTATAACAATCCCTCTAATCCGGATGCTCATTATCATACAACCGGACCCGAGCTTTGGGAACAGACGCAGGGCAGAATTACACACTTTATAGGAAGCCTTGGTACAGGCGGGACTGTAAGCGGTACAGGAAGATACCTGAAGGAAAAGAATCCGGGTATTAAAATTATTGCCGCTGATCCATACGGCTCAATTTTTAAAACTTATAAAGAATCAGGCGTAATGACAGAAGGAACACCATATCTTGTTGAAGGTATAGGTCAGGATATGCTGCCTGAAAATGTTCATTTTAAGTATATTGATGAGATAATAAACATAACCGATAAGGAATCATTTCAGCTTTCACGAAGGCTTGGCAGGGAAGAAGGCATTTTCTGCGGAGGCAGCACGGGTACTAATCTTGCAGCTGCTTTAAGAGTCGCTAAGGATCTTGATGAGAATGCTTTGGTTGTATTTATTGTTTGTGATACAGGTGAGCGCTATTTGACCAAGCATCATTCAGATGAATGGATGAGGGAAAAACGCCTGCTTGAAAAGGATAAAACCACTATAGGGGTTGTGTTCCAAACCAAGCTTTCTGGCGGTTTGCCAAATATGATATCCGCTGCGCCGGGTGAAACGATAGGTGAAGCGCTTGCAAGACTTGAGCAGTATAATGTTTCCCAGATACCTGTGCTTGAAGATAACCGTTCAGTAGGCTCATTAACCGAAGCAGATATGATGAGCATGATAATTGATAATCCGGCAACTATAGATAAAAAGGTATCTGAAGTTATGGAAAAACCTTACCCGGTAATCGATGAATCTGAGGATATCAGGCATGGAATTCAGTACCTTAAGGAATCACCTGCGATACTGGTAAGCCAGTACGGCAGATTGATAGGTATCTTAACAAGATACGATGTGCTTGATTTTGTGTGA
- a CDS encoding PLP-dependent transferase, with product MKFSTKAIHAGNNPDPTTGAVNVPIYATSTYADEAFGVSKGFDYGRTINPTRVALETNIAALENAKHGFAFSSGMGATHAIATLLQKGDHVIVSQNVYGGTYRIFERIFRKMGLDFSWVDTSKESEINAVLKPDTRMIFVETPTNPMLTLTDLEMISKFAKANKLISVCDNTFMSPYFQNPLDLGIDIVVHSTTKYINGHSDAIGGFAATSNAEIAEQLKFIQNSVGAVPSPFDCYLVLRATKTLALRMERHNENAMKIAAVLYDKYKDKIKHVFYPGLPSHPQHELAKKQMRGFGGMISIDLGSLDNAIKFFNGLKIFSRAESLGGVESLVCHPVSMTHGAVPKEEREKFGLTDGLVRLSVGVEDYDDLIEDITNALGGVK from the coding sequence ATGAAATTTTCAACTAAAGCTATACATGCCGGCAACAACCCTGACCCTACAACCGGGGCAGTGAATGTACCAATTTACGCTACTTCAACATACGCTGATGAAGCGTTTGGAGTATCAAAAGGATTTGATTACGGAAGAACAATTAATCCAACGCGCGTAGCGCTTGAAACCAATATTGCAGCTTTAGAAAACGCAAAACACGGTTTTGCATTTTCAAGCGGAATGGGCGCCACACATGCAATTGCAACACTTCTCCAAAAAGGAGACCATGTAATAGTATCACAGAACGTTTACGGCGGAACCTACAGAATATTTGAACGCATCTTCCGCAAAATGGGGCTGGATTTTTCTTGGGTAGATACATCAAAAGAATCTGAGATCAATGCTGTATTAAAGCCTGATACAAGAATGATATTTGTGGAAACTCCCACTAATCCGATGCTTACGCTCACAGATCTTGAAATGATCTCAAAGTTCGCAAAAGCAAATAAGCTGATATCTGTATGTGATAATACTTTTATGAGCCCTTATTTCCAGAATCCGCTTGACCTTGGAATTGATATTGTTGTGCACAGCACCACCAAATATATAAACGGGCACAGTGATGCCATCGGCGGCTTTGCCGCCACATCGAACGCAGAAATTGCCGAACAGCTTAAGTTCATACAGAATTCAGTAGGGGCAGTTCCTTCGCCGTTTGATTGTTATTTAGTCCTTCGCGCTACTAAAACACTGGCTTTAAGGATGGAAAGACACAACGAAAATGCGATGAAAATTGCCGCTGTTCTGTACGATAAATATAAGGATAAGATAAAACACGTATTCTATCCGGGGCTGCCCTCACATCCGCAGCATGAGCTTGCAAAAAAGCAGATGCGCGGCTTCGGGGGAATGATATCTATAGACCTGGGCTCACTTGATAATGCAATTAAGTTTTTTAACGGACTTAAGATTTTCTCACGTGCTGAGTCACTCGGGGGAGTTGAGAGCCTGGTTTGCCATCCTGTCAGCATGACTCACGGCGCTGTGCCGAAAGAAGAACGCGAAAAGTTCGGCTTAACAGACGGACTTGTAAGGCTATCAGTAGGCGTTGAAGATTACGATGACCTGATAGAAGATATAACCAATGCACTTGGCGGAGTAAAATAA
- a CDS encoding aminotransferase class V-fold PLP-dependent enzyme: MLDNHNTIRAQFPFTEKFIYFDAAHYTPYPLRSVEKLNEFIHKFTTDYLNLSLVNINSSREFRKTCGKLLNCEANDIIITSNTTHGINIFANGIKLEANDNNVAMLDSEFPAVVYPWLNQEKLGRANVMLIPSDKGYANEALIKRTLMDFNVRVFTISLVQFLGYRHSIRNIAEFCKKRNIYLVVDAIQATGVCPVDVQEMGIDFLSTGNQKWLMSPAGLGFTYISKKYRELINPTYAGTTNVNYNFDNFLDYKLDFKTSGEAYENSTLNTLALIGTDEVLKYFMELGVKNIFDHIIDIQDKLISLLDKTKYKIESDLSAEHRSNILIFSHVDSSKNKEVQKMLEDKKIYIAVREGFLRVSPHIYNNYSDAEQLAEALNSY, encoded by the coding sequence ATGCTTGATAATCATAATACCATTCGCGCGCAGTTCCCGTTCACAGAAAAATTTATTTATTTTGATGCAGCGCATTATACGCCTTACCCTTTAAGATCTGTAGAAAAGCTGAACGAATTTATACATAAATTCACAACTGATTACCTGAATCTAAGCCTGGTGAACATTAACAGCTCACGTGAGTTCAGAAAAACATGCGGTAAGCTTTTGAACTGCGAAGCAAATGATATTATTATTACATCGAACACAACACACGGAATTAATATTTTCGCAAACGGGATAAAGCTTGAAGCGAATGATAATAATGTGGCAATGCTTGATTCAGAATTCCCCGCAGTTGTTTATCCGTGGCTTAACCAGGAAAAGCTCGGCAGGGCAAATGTAATGCTTATACCCAGCGATAAAGGCTATGCCAACGAAGCTCTTATAAAGCGTACGCTTATGGATTTTAATGTAAGGGTTTTTACCATAAGTTTGGTTCAGTTCCTCGGGTACAGGCACTCAATAAGAAATATCGCTGAATTTTGCAAAAAACGCAATATTTATCTTGTTGTTGATGCAATTCAGGCAACAGGCGTTTGCCCTGTTGATGTCCAGGAAATGGGTATCGATTTTTTAAGCACAGGGAACCAGAAATGGCTTATGTCTCCTGCCGGATTAGGGTTTACGTACATTTCAAAAAAATACCGTGAGCTTATTAATCCAACCTATGCGGGTACTACGAATGTGAATTATAACTTCGATAACTTTCTTGATTACAAGCTTGATTTTAAAACCTCAGGTGAAGCTTATGAGAATTCAACACTAAACACACTGGCTTTGATCGGTACCGATGAGGTACTCAAATATTTTATGGAGCTGGGTGTAAAAAATATATTCGATCACATAATTGATATACAGGATAAGCTTATCAGCCTGCTTGATAAAACAAAATATAAAATTGAAAGCGATCTTTCTGCAGAACACCGCTCGAACATCCTGATATTTTCTCATGTTGACAGTAGTAAGAACAAAGAAGTGCAGAAAATGCTTGAAGATAAGAAAATATATATCGCAGTACGTGAAGGTTTCCTTAGAGTTTCACCGCATATTTACAATAACTACAGTGATGCAGAACAATTGGCTGAAGCATTGAACAGTTATTAA
- a CDS encoding DUF302 domain-containing protein, with product MAYHNSKTVSTTFEETIERVTEELKNEGFGVLTEIDVKETLKKKLDVDFRKYRILGACNPPLAYKALSEEENIGVMLPCNVIIQEKEGGVVQVSAINPMESMKAVANPKLEEVASTVSSKLAKVIENLN from the coding sequence ATGGCATACCACAATTCAAAAACTGTTTCAACAACATTCGAAGAAACAATCGAAAGAGTAACCGAAGAGCTGAAAAATGAAGGCTTTGGGGTGCTCACAGAAATTGACGTAAAAGAAACATTAAAGAAAAAGCTTGATGTGGATTTCAGGAAATACAGAATACTTGGAGCATGCAACCCGCCGCTTGCATACAAAGCGTTAAGTGAAGAAGAGAACATAGGCGTGATGCTGCCCTGCAATGTGATTATTCAGGAAAAAGAAGGCGGTGTTGTCCAGGTATCTGCTATCAATCCAATGGAATCAATGAAAGCAGTTGCGAACCCGAAGCTTGAAGAAGTTGCATCAACCGTAAGCAGTAAGCTTGCGAAGGTAATTGAAAATTTAAATTAA
- a CDS encoding class I SAM-dependent rRNA methyltransferase: protein MAAIFLKKNESRRILNGHQWVFSNEIAKTEGSPETGTLAELYDQKEYLGTGFYNKNSLISLRLLNNSYEGDLGEYIKNAILNANDLRRTFYPNRDSYRMVFSESDFLPGLIIDKYNSTFVMQVYCYGMNENIQLVVDVLKNQLGAVNIFTRNDPYFRKLEGLPEDDTVYLGEASPETIDDGSLKYKIDFASSQKTGFYFDQCDNREFIEKISSGKTVLDAFCNSGGFGMHSAKAGAGYVTFLDSSKSEIENAEKNFALNELASETDYIVMDVFEYLQKCIDAGRTFDVVMIDPPAFAKSRKSIPAGLKGYAKLNKMAASCVGVNGYLVTSSCSHHISQEDFLEAVFSGAAKADRKLQQVRFNSASLDHPSIPGMNETTYLKFAVFKVI, encoded by the coding sequence TTGGCTGCTATTTTTTTAAAAAAGAACGAATCCCGCAGGATTTTAAACGGTCACCAGTGGGTATTCAGCAATGAAATTGCAAAAACAGAAGGCAGCCCTGAAACCGGCACTCTTGCTGAGCTTTATGACCAAAAGGAATATCTTGGAACCGGTTTTTATAACAAAAATTCACTTATTTCATTAAGACTGCTGAATAATTCTTACGAAGGTGACCTGGGAGAATATATAAAAAATGCCATTCTTAATGCTAATGACCTAAGAAGGACATTCTACCCGAACCGTGATTCATACCGCATGGTATTCAGTGAAAGCGATTTCCTTCCCGGGCTGATAATTGATAAGTATAACAGTACATTTGTAATGCAGGTCTATTGTTACGGTATGAATGAAAATATTCAATTGGTTGTTGATGTTTTGAAAAACCAGCTTGGAGCTGTAAATATCTTTACCAGGAACGATCCGTATTTCAGAAAGCTCGAAGGTCTGCCTGAAGATGATACAGTTTATCTAGGCGAAGCCTCTCCTGAAACAATTGATGACGGCAGCCTGAAATATAAAATAGATTTTGCATCATCCCAGAAAACGGGCTTTTATTTTGACCAGTGCGATAACAGGGAATTCATAGAAAAGATCTCAAGCGGTAAAACCGTGCTTGATGCATTCTGCAATTCCGGCGGATTTGGAATGCATTCTGCAAAAGCAGGTGCAGGTTATGTTACTTTCCTTGATTCATCCAAAAGTGAGATCGAAAATGCGGAGAAAAACTTTGCACTTAATGAGCTGGCTAGTGAAACCGATTACATTGTAATGGATGTATTTGAATACCTGCAGAAATGTATTGATGCCGGAAGAACTTTTGATGTTGTAATGATTGATCCGCCTGCGTTTGCAAAGAGCAGGAAAAGTATCCCTGCCGGTTTGAAAGGATACGCAAAGCTTAATAAAATGGCTGCCAGCTGTGTTGGTGTTAACGGGTACCTGGTTACATCATCATGCTCACATCATATTTCACAGGAGGATTTTTTAGAAGCTGTTTTTAGCGGCGCAGCTAAGGCTGACCGTAAATTACAGCAGGTCCGTTTTAATTCCGCTTCACTCGATCATCCTTCAATTCCCGGAATGAATGAAACAACCTACCTCAAATTCGCGGTATTTAAGGTAATTTAA
- a CDS encoding GNAT family N-acetyltransferase: MLFEETIDGYLYSTDKDKLQFDVIHNFLANDSYWAKGISRDILKRSINNSECFGIYSGSQQVGFARVVTDKATFGYIGDVFVLQPHRGRGISKNLMTFILKHPELQGFRRWMLLTADAQELYSKFGFIKFHAPERCMELWFPDVYGSDPDKKIIAAKENN, translated from the coding sequence ATGCTGTTTGAAGAAACCATAGACGGATATTTATATTCCACCGATAAAGATAAGCTGCAGTTTGATGTGATCCATAATTTTTTAGCAAATGATTCATATTGGGCTAAGGGAATTTCCCGGGATATATTGAAACGTTCTATAAATAATTCCGAATGCTTCGGGATATATTCAGGCAGCCAGCAGGTGGGGTTTGCAAGAGTTGTAACAGATAAAGCTACCTTCGGGTATATTGGAGATGTATTCGTTTTACAGCCGCACCGCGGCAGGGGAATATCAAAAAACCTGATGACATTTATTCTTAAACACCCTGAGCTGCAGGGCTTCAGAAGGTGGATGCTTTTGACAGCTGACGCCCAGGAACTATATTCAAAGTTTGGATTTATAAAATTTCACGCACCTGAAAGGTGCATGGAATTATGGTTTCCGGATGTTTACGGCAGTGATCCGGATAAAAAAATTATCGCCGCTAAAGAAAATAACTGA
- a CDS encoding rRNA pseudouridine synthase — MSNAGVTARRKADELIFTGRVTVNMQTVTEPGTKVNPEKDVVKVDGEKVKPQSEFIYVVLFKPRGYVTTTHDEKGRPTVMDLIGLNTRLYPIGRLDYDTDGVLLLTNDGEFSNMMMHPRHKVFKTYFAKLDKPMEENDTKKLREGVMIDGRPTSRAKVRIIPNTGDQNIWISIHEGRNRQVRRMLETLGYIVQRLKRVEYARIGLDGLKPGEWRYMTPEELADARKLATPKPPVFRKPEVTEAPEGEVPVKKEKKGKKGGKKKKKKKDKLKKAAAVQQPSSDSDVLESISKELENISEQISDNNE, encoded by the coding sequence ATTTCGAATGCGGGTGTAACCGCAAGAAGAAAAGCAGACGAATTAATTTTTACAGGAAGGGTTACAGTAAACATGCAGACTGTTACAGAACCGGGCACAAAAGTTAACCCGGAAAAAGACGTAGTTAAAGTTGACGGGGAGAAGGTAAAGCCTCAATCCGAGTTTATCTATGTCGTCCTCTTTAAACCAAGGGGATATGTAACTACCACTCACGACGAAAAAGGCAGACCGACCGTGATGGATCTTATAGGTCTCAATACCCGCCTATACCCTATCGGCAGGCTGGATTACGATACAGACGGAGTTCTCCTGCTGACAAATGACGGGGAGTTTTCCAATATGATGATGCATCCCCGCCACAAGGTATTTAAAACTTACTTTGCCAAGCTGGATAAACCCATGGAAGAGAATGATACTAAAAAGCTTCGCGAAGGTGTTATGATCGACGGCAGGCCGACATCAAGGGCAAAGGTCAGGATCATTCCCAATACAGGCGACCAGAATATCTGGATATCTATCCACGAAGGAAGGAACCGCCAGGTAAGAAGAATGCTTGAAACATTAGGGTATATAGTTCAAAGATTAAAAAGAGTTGAATACGCAAGGATAGGCCTTGACGGCTTAAAACCGGGTGAATGGAGATACATGACCCCTGAAGAGCTTGCCGATGCCAGAAAGCTTGCAACGCCAAAACCACCGGTTTTCAGGAAACCTGAGGTTACTGAAGCTCCCGAAGGTGAAGTGCCCGTGAAAAAGGAAAAAAAGGGCAAGAAGGGCGGCAAAAAGAAGAAGAAGAAAAAAGACAAGCTTAAAAAAGCTGCTGCAGTTCAGCAGCCGTCTTCAGACTCTGATGTTCTGGAAAGTATATCCAAAGAACTTGAAAATATTTCTGAACAGATTTCCGATAACAACGAATAA